The following proteins come from a genomic window of Dreissena polymorpha isolate Duluth1 chromosome 1, UMN_Dpol_1.0, whole genome shotgun sequence:
- the LOC127865831 gene encoding gastrula zinc finger protein XlCGF8.2DB-like — MLIHTGEKPFECSVCDKQFSQRSDLKRHMLIHTGEKPFECSVCDKQFSQKRLLQHHMLVHTGEKPFECSVCDKQFSQRGHLQHHMLVHTEEKPFECSVCDIQYSQKRHLQHHMFVHTGEKPFECSFCHKQFSQKRHLQHHMLVHTGEKPFECSVCHKQFNQKGDLQYHMLVHTGEKPFECSVCHKRFYRKGDLKRHTASVHKGERPFECSVCHKQFNEKGHLKDHMLIHTGEKPFECSVCHKQFTRKGSLKRHKELVHKDISLSAIIAISFLFTFDISMFSSNTFYCCISERGRFVCEYCQKSFSGVCDLVRHVRVHTGEKPFKCDVCHKCFSRKSSLKRHSLVHMEVLF; from the exons ATGTTGATTCACACAGGAGAAAAACCATTTGAATGCAGTGTTTGTGATAAACAATTCAGTCAGAGAAGTGATCTTAAGCGTCACATGTTGATTCACACAGGGGAAAAACCCTTTGAATGCAGTGTTTGTGATAAACAATTTAGTCAGAAACGTCTTCTCCAGCATCACATGTTGGTTCACACAGGGGAAAAACCATTTGAATGCAGTGTTTGTGATAAACAATTCAGTCAGAGAGGTCATCTTCAGCATCACATGTTGGTTCACACAGAGGAAAAACCATTTGAATGCAGTGTTTGTGATATACAATATAGTCAGAAACGTCATCTTCAGCATCACATGTTTGTTCACACAGGGGAAAAGCCATTTGAATGCAGTTTTTGTCATAAACAATTTAGTCAGAAACGTCATCTTCAGCATCACATGTTGGTTCACACAGGGGAAAAGCCGTTTGAATGCAGTGTTTGTCACAAACAATTTAATCAGAAAGGTGATCTTCAGTATCACATGTTGGTTCACACAGGGGAAAAGCCGTTTGAGTGCAGTGTTTGTCACAAACGATTTTATCGGAAAGGTGATCTTAAGCGTCACACAGCGTCGGTCCACAAAGGGGAAAGGCCATTCGAATGTAGTGTTTGTCACAAACAATTTAATGAGAAAGGTCATCTTAAGGATCACATGTTGATCCACACAGGGGAAAAGCCATTTGAATGCagtgtttgtcataaacaattTACTCGTAAAGGTTCTCTTAAGCGCCACAAAGAGTTGGTCCACAAAGAT ATAAGCTTGTCTGCCATCATTGCCATAAG TTTTCTGTTTACCTTCGATATCTCTATGTTTTCATCTAATACATTTTATTGCTGTATTTCAGAGCGTGGGAGGTTTGTGTGTGAGTATTGCCAGAAATCATTCAGCGGTGTTTGTGACCTTGTACGGCACGTTCGTGTCCACACGGGTGAAAAGCCGTTCAAATGTGATGTGTGTCACAAATGTTTCTCACGAAAAAGCTCCCTCAAGCGACACAGCTTAGTCCACATGGAAGTGTTGTTTTAG